In Agrobacterium tumefaciens, a single genomic region encodes these proteins:
- a CDS encoding MBL fold metallo-hydrolase, with protein sequence MTQSLSMSRRGLIGAAGASVLGAPLLMARGANAQTNQPQTSMEIKHAMPPETNRFKLGNFEVLVVKDGSRAAPNPGETFGTDQSAETVGKLLEDNFLPKDQFVNSFSPVLINTGSDLVLFDTGFGEAGRGAGNGRLTEGMAAAGYTPEDVTVVVLTHMHGDHIGGLMEKGAPAFSKARYVFGQAEYDFWTDEKRAGTPAEGGQKGVLANVKPLAEKATFIGDGVNVVSGITGVAAFGHSPGHMIFRVESEGKQLILTADTANHFVLSLQRPDWEVKFDMDKAAAAATRRKVYDMIATDRLPFLGYHMPFPSVGYAEKLDTGYRFVPKSYQFDI encoded by the coding sequence ATGACCCAATCCTTGAGCATGAGCAGACGTGGCCTCATCGGTGCGGCCGGCGCCAGCGTTCTCGGCGCGCCGCTGTTGATGGCGCGCGGCGCAAACGCCCAGACCAACCAGCCGCAGACCTCCATGGAGATAAAACACGCCATGCCACCGGAAACCAACCGCTTCAAGCTCGGCAATTTCGAGGTGCTGGTCGTCAAGGACGGCTCGCGCGCCGCGCCCAATCCGGGTGAGACCTTCGGCACGGACCAGTCGGCGGAGACGGTGGGTAAATTGCTGGAAGACAATTTTCTGCCGAAGGATCAGTTCGTCAATTCCTTCTCGCCGGTTCTGATCAATACCGGCTCCGATCTCGTGTTGTTCGACACGGGTTTCGGCGAGGCTGGCCGCGGTGCAGGTAATGGCCGCCTGACCGAAGGCATGGCTGCGGCCGGTTATACGCCCGAGGACGTGACCGTGGTGGTGCTGACCCATATGCATGGCGACCATATTGGCGGCCTTATGGAAAAGGGTGCGCCGGCTTTTTCGAAAGCGCGTTATGTCTTCGGCCAGGCGGAATATGATTTCTGGACGGATGAGAAGCGTGCAGGCACCCCTGCCGAAGGTGGGCAGAAGGGCGTTCTTGCCAACGTCAAGCCGCTGGCGGAAAAGGCGACCTTCATCGGTGATGGCGTCAATGTGGTCTCCGGCATCACCGGCGTTGCGGCGTTTGGCCATTCGCCCGGACACATGATCTTCCGCGTCGAATCGGAAGGCAAGCAGCTGATCCTCACGGCGGATACCGCTAACCATTTCGTCCTGTCGCTACAGAGGCCGGACTGGGAGGTGAAATTCGACATGGACAAGGCGGCTGCCGCCGCGACCCGCAGAAAAGTCTATGACATGATCGCCACCGACCGGTTGCCTTTCCTCGGTTACCATATGCCTTTCCCTTCTGTCGGTTACGCGGAAAAGCTGGATACGGGTTATCGTTTTGTGCCGAAATCCTACCAGTTCGACATATGA
- a CDS encoding MDR family MFS transporter has translation MNRIIPLILAVALFMEQMDSTVIATSLPAIAKDLHVGPITLKLALTAYMVALAIFIPISGWMADKYGAKKIFRFAIGVFVVGSICCAVSSSVFEFVLSRFLQGMGGAMMTPVGRLVLLRTTKRSELVSAMALLTIPGLVGPLTGPPIGGFITTYFSWHWIFLINVPIGIIGIWLSTIFLPEIETTNPPPMDGKGFVLSGIAASGVVFGVSVVSLPALPPAIGIASTIIGFICGFLYMRHAARHPAPILDFRIFQNATFRAASVGGTVFRISTGAIPFLMPLMLQIGFGLNPFQSGMITFAGAIGAITTKFMAKRVFAATGFRSTLIGAGGVGAFTTLANSFFTPETPYPLIMVFLVTAGFARSFFFTGSNALSYSDIEDSQASQATSMASVLQQISLALGVAFAASILEVSSMMSGTHLQLADFHIAFTIVALVSLFAIVPIIRMDGNAGAAVSGHRGKVSQPAE, from the coding sequence ATGAATCGCATCATTCCCCTGATCCTCGCAGTCGCTCTCTTCATGGAGCAGATGGACTCCACCGTCATCGCCACCTCGCTCCCGGCGATTGCAAAAGACCTCCATGTCGGCCCGATCACGCTGAAGCTGGCGTTGACGGCCTATATGGTGGCGCTGGCGATCTTCATTCCCATCAGCGGCTGGATGGCCGACAAATACGGCGCGAAGAAAATCTTCCGTTTCGCTATCGGCGTTTTCGTGGTCGGGTCAATCTGCTGCGCGGTCTCGTCCTCGGTATTCGAATTCGTGCTGTCGCGTTTCCTGCAGGGCATGGGGGGAGCAATGATGACGCCCGTTGGCCGTCTCGTGCTGCTGCGCACGACCAAGCGCAGCGAACTCGTCTCCGCCATGGCGCTATTGACGATACCGGGGCTTGTAGGGCCGCTCACCGGCCCACCGATCGGCGGCTTCATCACCACCTATTTTTCATGGCACTGGATTTTCCTCATTAACGTGCCCATCGGCATCATCGGCATCTGGCTGTCGACGATCTTCCTGCCGGAAATCGAAACCACCAATCCACCGCCGATGGACGGCAAGGGGTTCGTTCTGTCCGGCATCGCCGCCTCGGGCGTCGTATTCGGCGTGTCGGTGGTCAGCCTTCCGGCCCTACCGCCCGCCATCGGTATCGCCTCGACGATCATCGGGTTTATCTGCGGTTTTCTTTACATGCGCCACGCCGCGCGCCACCCTGCCCCCATTCTGGATTTCCGCATTTTCCAGAACGCGACCTTCCGGGCGGCCTCCGTCGGCGGCACCGTTTTCCGCATTTCCACGGGCGCAATCCCCTTCCTGATGCCGCTGATGTTGCAGATCGGTTTCGGGCTCAACCCGTTCCAATCAGGCATGATCACCTTTGCCGGCGCCATCGGCGCTATCACCACGAAATTCATGGCCAAGCGGGTGTTTGCGGCAACGGGGTTTCGCTCGACACTGATCGGGGCCGGCGGCGTCGGCGCGTTCACGACGCTTGCCAACAGCTTTTTCACCCCGGAAACGCCCTATCCGCTGATCATGGTCTTCCTGGTCACGGCGGGATTTGCTCGATCCTTCTTCTTCACCGGATCGAATGCGCTGAGCTATTCCGATATCGAGGACAGCCAGGCCAGCCAGGCGACCTCGATGGCCTCGGTGCTGCAACAGATCAGCCTGGCGCTGGGCGTGGCTTTCGCCGCTTCTATTCTGGAAGTCAGCAGCATGATGTCAGGCACGCATCTGCAGCTTGCCGATTTCCACATCGCCTTTACGATCGTCGCGCTCGTCTCGCTGTTCGCCATCGTGCCGATCATCCGCATGGACGGCAATGCCGGGGCGGCCGTCTCCGGCCACCGCGGCAAGGTTTCGCAACCGGCGGAGTGA